In Haliscomenobacter hydrossis DSM 1100, the DNA window AGCCATCAGTACGGCAAATTTTGAACAGTACCTCGAATCGCTTAAAACCCAATTGGCGGTATTTGAGCAACATCAGGAAAAGGTACGCACCTAGATATTTTCCAAATTGCCTTGGCGCTTTTGTTTCATCCGCTTATAAAAGGATGGAGAGAGGCCCGTAATTTTTTTGAACTGGTTCGACAAATGGGCTACGCTGCTGTAATGAAGTCTGTACGAAATTTCAGTCAGGTTGAGTTCGTCGTATAGCAGCAATTCCTTGGCCTTCTCAATTTTATGGATGATGATGAATTGTTGGATCGTGATGCCTTTTACTTCCGAAAAAATATTGGACAAATAAGTATAATCGTATTGTAATTTTTCGCTGATGTATTCTGAATAATTCGTGGTCGGCAGCTCCTCTGCATAATGGACCATCTCAATAATCACATTTTTAATTTTGTCAATCAGGATGGATCGTTTATCGTCCAGCAATTCCAATCCGGATTTGAGCAGATTTATTTTCAGTTGATCGTGCTGTTCCTGGGTAATGTTTTCCATGATTTCCACCATGCCTAAGTCAACCACCACATAGTGCAGTCCCAATCTTGTCAACTCTTCTTTGACCATCATTTTGCAACGCAAACTGACCATATATTTGATGTAAAGTTTCATGTGATTACCTTTTAGGTTTACAGTGAAACTTTGTATAACTGCACTTTATACAAAGTTTTTTCAAATATCAATGATCATCGTAGCTATTGATTTTCCTTTTCCACCCGCCATTATTTTGGTGATTTTTTCATCTTTGAACGTTAAATCTACCAAAATCAAACTTGGTGAAGGTGTACGCATAAACCAGCCTTGTTGAATCAAAAACCTTTGTTTTTTGATTTGGAGCAAATCATAAAAATAAGCAGCTAAAGGGCCAGCGGCCATTCCGGTACCTGCTTCTTCCAATATGCCATACCTTGGAGCGAACATTCGTGTACTTGCATCTCTTTCTTCATCATCGACTTCGGTGGTAAAAACATAATAGCCGATTAGATCATAGATTTCGCTCACCTGCTCAATCAAATCAAAATCCGGTTGAATGTTTTTTAAAATTTCGGCATTTGCTACCGGGACGATGATGAAAGAATTGCCCGTGTTTACCAAGGAAATAGGTGCGTTTGGTAAAAGATTTTCTTTCTTTAGCCCCAAAGATTGTAGGATGAGGTGCTGCTTTGTCGATACATCGGAGTATGTTGGTGCTTTCTGCTCCATAAAAGCCAAATCGCCCTGTATCAAAATTTCCCTACGCCCATCAATGGTTTCCTTGGAGCTGTTTGTTTTCGCAAGCACTCCCAATTGACTAAGGTACGAAAAAGCTGCGATGGTTGCATGTCCACAATGTGCTATTTGTCGATTTGGGGTGAAAAAATCGAGTTTGTAATCTGCAATAGTGGAATTTGACACAAAAGCGGTTTCAGATAAGCCCACACCAGCGGCAACTTTTAATTTTTGAGTATTCGTCAGTTCATCGGCATGGAGCACAACTCCAGCAGGATTTCCACCTTGCCCATTGTCTACAAAAGCATTTAAAATTTGTACTTCAACTTTAATGGCCTGGTTCATCGTTGATTGTTTTTAGTTGTTAAAAAATGTTCAAACGATGGACGGACAAACTTGAAAAAAGACGCAAAAAAAATAATTACACTTTCGGATCGTAGTCAATAATGTTTCCGGCAGCATCCAGTTCTACATTTTTGCAATCGGCTACCAAGGCTTTCAGGCGATCTTTGGCCCGCTGCACCCTGGATTTTGTGCCCGAATAAGAAATGCCCAAGTAAGCCGCCAATTCTACTTGGGTATAATCTTTGAGCGCGGTCAACAACATTACTTCTTGATAGTGCTTGGGTAAATGCTCAATTTTGCCGTTGATACAATTGGCAAGCCCCTGAAAATCCGGTTCAATTTCTTCGGGCAAATCGAGCTGCTCAAACGCGACATATGGCTTTTGACTTCGAAAATAATCGGCTATGGTATTGCGGGTGATTTGATACGTCCAGGAAGTGAGTTTGTTGTAATCTTTAAGCTTATGTACGTTTAAATGAATCTTAATGAACACTTCTTGCAGGATATCGGCACTGGCATCCTCATCTTTTACCTTCCGCATAATGAATTTTGTCAACTCCTGATGCAAATCGGTCCAAATTTCTTGAATGGCTATACGCATATTGGCGGATGTTTTTCCAAAAAATGATTATTTTCGAAATCAAATTTACAAAAATCACCACGACTATGAAACCAATTTCATTTCTAGCCATTTTATTACTGTTCCTTAGCGCCTGTAGCGCCAAAAAAGAAGAATCTACCATGGATGAACAGCTCAAAGTCAGCTACCCAACCACCGATACGGTTGAGCATGTTGACGATTACCACGGAAACAAAGTAGCCGATCCTTACCGTTGGTTGGAAGCCGACACTGCCGAAAATGTGCAGAAATGGGTGAAATCCCAAAATGCCGTTACTACGGATTACCTGGAAAAAATTCCCTACCGCAAAGCCATTGCCGACCGTTATACCGAGCTGTACAATTTCCCCAAAGTGAGTTCACCCACCAAAGTAGGCGAGTATTACTTTTTTTACAAAAACGATGGCCTGCAAAACCAGGCGGTCATTTATGTCCAAAAGGGCTTGAATGGTGATCCTGAAGTATTCATCGACCCCAATAAATTGTCCAAAGACGGCACCATCACCGTGGGCCTGCTGGAAGCCGATCCCAGCCACAAATACATGGCCATCGCCCGCAACCAGGCGGGTTCCGACTGGCAGGAAATCCGCGTAGTGGACATTGCGACCAAAAAAGAAATGCCGGATTTGCTCAAGTGGGTGAAGTTTTCCGGCGCGTCCTGGTACAAAGACGGCTTCTTTTACAGCCGGTATCCCGAACCCGCCAAAGGAGAGGAGCTGTCTGGCAACAACCAATACCACTCCGTCTACTACCACAAGTTGGGTGAGGACCAGTCCAAAGACAAACTGATTTACGAAGACCGCAAAAACCCCAACATTTACCACTATGGTGGGGTAACCGAAGATTACAAGTACTTCGTCATGTACGCCGCACCAGGCACCGACGGATACGCCACCTACATCAAAGACCTGGACAAAGACGGGCCATTTCAAGCCATTTTTCCAGGCTACAAAAATAAAAGTAGCATCATTCAGCACGTCGGCAATGGGCGCTTTTTGGCCCTGACCGATATTGATGCGCCCAACTACCGGGTGATCGAAATTGACGCCGCCAATCCCGGCCCCAAAAACTGGAAAGAGATCATTCCCGAATCGGAAAACTTGTTGCAAAGCGCCAGCACCGTGGGCAAAAAACTCTTTGCCGATTACCTCCAAAATGCCACCACGCGCTACTACCAAATGGACTACACGGGCCAAAACAAAAAGGAAATCAAACTTCCCGGGGTAGGCTCGGCGGGTGGTTTTTATGGCAAAGAAGAAGAAAACATCACCTTTTATACCTTCACTTCCTTCATCTACCCCAGTGTCATCTTTAAGTATGACCTGAAGACGGGCAAATCGGAACAATTTTTCAAAACACCCCTGAAATTCAATCCTGAGGAATACGAAGAAAAGCAGGTTTTTTACCCCAGCAAAGATGGCACTAAGGTCTCCATGTTTGTGGTACACAAAAAAGGCTTGAAGCTGGATGGCAAAAACCCCTGTTACCTGTACGGGTACGGCGGGTTCAACGTCAGCCTGACGCCTTATTTCAGTACTTCCAATCTGATTTTGTTGGAAAACGGGGGCATATTTGCCATGCCGAACCTGCGTGGTGGTGGTGAATACGGCGAAAAATGGCACCAGGCGGGCATGTTGCTCAAAAAGCAGAACGTGTTCGATGATTTCATCGCTGCGGGAGAATACCTGATCAAAGAAGGTTACACGTCCAAGGAAAAACTGGCCATCGCCGGTGGCTCCAACGGGGGCTTGTTGGTGGGTGCGGCCATGACCCAACGGCCCGATTTGTTTGCAGTCGCTTTCCCGGCTGTAGGTGTAATGGACATGCTGCGCTACCACAAATTTACGGTGGGCAAAGGCTGGATTCCCGAATATGGCTCGGCCGATGATCCCAAGTATTTCAAGTACTTGAAATCATACTCGCCGTTGCACAACCTCAAACCAGGCGTGAAATACCCCGCCACCATGATCACCACGGCTGATCACGACGATCGAGTAGTGCCTGCACACTCCTTCAAGTTCGCTGCGCAATTGCAAAAAAGCCACGCTGGAGACAATCCAGTCCTGATTCGCATCGAAACCGATGCGGGCCACGGGGCAGGCAAACCTACTTCGAAAATCATTGAAGAACAGGCGGATATGTGGTCTTTCTTTTTTTATAACACCAAATCGCCGGTCAAGTACTTCAAGAACTAAGGGTTTGAGGGTTCGGGAGTTCGGGGGTTCGAGGGTTGTTCGGTTGCAGCATAAAATTACAGGCAAATCGAACCCCCGAACCCCCGAACCCCCGAACCCTCGAACCTCCGAACCCTCGAACCTCCGAACCCTCGAACCCCCGAACCCCCGAACCCCCGAACCCTCGAACCCCCGAACCCCCGAACCCCCGAACCCCCGAACCCTCGAACCCCCGAACCCTCGAACCTCCGAACCCCCGAACCCCCGAACCCTCGAACCCCCGAACCTCCGAACCTCCGAACCCTCGAACCCCCGAACCCTCGAACCCCCGAACCCTCGAACCTCCGAACCTATGAAAAAAACCATCATCGCCGCAAAATCCGACAACAACGCCATCGGAATCAAGCAAACCCTGCCTTGGCACATGCCTGCTGACATCAAGTTTTTTTTGGCCCAAATCCAAAATGGCTACTTGTTGACGGGACGCAACTCTTACCTTACCCCGGAAGGTTTAGGGCTTTTTGCAAAGCGTAAAGACGTGATAGTGGTCACCCGTCAAAAGGATTACCAGGCTGCCAATGCCAACGTGGTGCATTCCGTGGAAGAGGCTTTTGCCCTGGCGGAAACCTTAGGCGTGCAACAACTGAATATTCTCGGTGGAGCCGAAATATACGCCCAAACCATTCATCTGGCGGATGAAATGATCATCACCGAAATCCACGCTATTTGTGAGGGTGATACTTTTTTTCCGGAAATTGATCTTTCATTTTGGAAAGAAACCAAACGGGAAGATCATCCCGCTGATGAGGAGAATCCACATCCTTATTCCTTTGTGTGGTACCAGCCGATTTAAACAAGCTCTTGATCTTAAAAATTTTAACACTCAGCGAATAAACCGCGACGTTGGTCGGGTAAGCCCATTTGGGCTGTAACTTCTGATGAGGGGCTGCTCGTCTTTCCGGCATCAAGCTTATAGATTAAGCAATTAAAAATCACCGGAAAAAAAGCTGTTATGAAAAAGCCGACGTACACCTTCTTACTATTGTTGTTTTTTTGCATCGGAATTTCTTCCACACTATCCGCCCAAACCCTGCTCAAAGGCCGGGTGTTAGATGAACAACAAAAACCATTGTCCTACGCCAATGTGTTGCTCTTGCACGCCAAAGACTCGTCACTGGTCAAAGGGGCCGTCACCGACGATACGGGCATATTTGCCATTGAAGCCGTACCTGAGGGCCTTTATTTGATTTCCGGCAGTATGCTCGGCTACGCTGCTTATTTTTCCAAGTCCTTGCAGTTGAATGCCCAACAACCTGAAATGAACCTTGGCGACCTGCACCTGCAGTCCGCCGCCGTTAAATTGGGCGAGGTCACCGTTAAAGGCCAAAAACCTTTCATTGAACTGCAACAGGATAAAATGATCATCAACGTCGACGCCAGTCCGGTTGCTGCGGGCAACAATGCCCTCGAACTCCTGGCCAAAAGCCCCGGTGTGATGGTCGACCACAACAGCACGATCTCCCTCAAAGGACGTTCGGGCGTTTTGGTCATGATCAACGGCAAACAAACCTATATGTCGGCGGAAGAGGTGACCCGTATGCTGGAAAACACGCCAGCCAGCAGCATTGAAGCCATTGAAATCATCAGCAATCCCTCCGCCAAATACGATGCTGCCGGTACTTCGGGCATCATCAACATCCGCATGAAAAAAGAAAAAGGCCTGGGCACCAACGGCAACCTGACCCTGGGGGCCGGGTACGGCGAAAACCCCCGCGGAAGTGCTGAGTTGCGCATGAACCACCGCACCAAAGACTTCAACGTATTTGGGTCTTACGGCAATTTTTACAACAAGCGTTTCCAGGACATCGATATCTTCCGACGCATCCCTTTTGAAAATACCTTCACCGAAATGAAGCAATACGACCGCAAACTGATGTGGTCGGACAACAACCGCATCAACGTGGGGGCCGATTGGTTTTTGAGTAAAAAAACCACCTTGGGGATCTTGGCCAATGGTTCATTGGGGGAATGGGTGCCTCAATCCAGTGGGCGCAACCTCCTGAGCGGCGCCTTGCCCGGTGCCTTCAATGAAGTGCGCAGTGACAACACCGGCGGGGATACCTGGCGCGATTACACCACCAACCTCAACCTCAAGCACGCTTTTGACACCAAAGGGCACGAGCTGAGTTTTGATGCCGACTACTCCAACAACAACGCGGATAAGTTACAAACCAACACCAACCGCTTCTTCAACACCGCTGGAACCGAGGTGGATATTCCCAATATTGTGCGTACCGATGCCGCGCTGGAGGTAGACATTGTGGCCTTTAAAATGGACTATACTCGTCCACTGGGTGAAAAATCGCGGCTGGAAGCGGGCTGGAAAAGCAGTTTTGTGGATACCAACAACGACTTAGTGGTCGAGACCTTTACCGAAGACATCTGGCAAAACGACCCCCTGCGTTCCAATCGCTTCATGTACACCGAAAACATTCACGCCGGATACCTCAACTTCAGCACCCAACTCAAAAAAATCAGTGTACAAATGGGCTTGCGTGGCGAATTGACCGATGCTTTGGGCCAGTCACCTACACTATCGGAGCGTTTTACCCGCAATTATTTCAATTTGTTCCCCAGTTTGAGCATTTCGCACCCTGCGGGTAAAGACAACAGCTTGAGTTACAACTACAGCCGCCGCATCAATCGGCCCTCGTACGATGACCTCAACCCCTTTGTGTTTTTCATCGATCAGTACACGTTCGGCAAAGGTAATCCTTACCTGACCCCGGAATTTACCAATACAGTAGGGCTTAATTTTTCTTTCAAAAACAAATACGTCCTCAGCCTGAATTACAACCATACCACCGATAAAATCACCCAAATTCTGGAGCAAGACGATGCCCTGCGCCAAACGTACCAAACTACCGCCAACCTGAGCACTTTTAAAAACTACAGCGCAACCGTTTCCGCACCTTTTGAATGGGCCAAGTGGTGGAGCACCCGGGTGAACATCGTGGGTTACATCAACGACCTCGATTCACCATTCAACAACGGAACCATCAACCAAAGCCAGTTTACGGCGCAGTTTATGGCCATGAACACCTTCAACCTGCCCGGCAAAGTGCGCGGCGAAATGACGGTATTTTACCAAACCAAAACGCTGGAAGGGATTTTTGAAATCGATCCAATGTGGGGTATGGACATCGGCGCTTCTACACCCATCTGGAAGGGCAAAGGCAACCTGAAGCTCAACCTTAGCGACGTGTTTTTCACTCGCCAGCCCCACATCATCGTGAAACAGGGTACGGTTGACGTCATCGTTGATCCCCGCAATGAATCTCGCCGTTTGAACCTGACTTTGTCGTACAAATTTGGCAAAAACGACGTCAAACCTTCGCGCCGCCGCAGTACGGCTACGGAGGATGAATTGGAGCGGGTATCCAGGCAGTAGGGGTACCCCTATGTGGGTACCCCTACCAGGGCAACCACATAGGGGCAACCACATAGGGGCAACCACATAGGGGCAACCACATAGGGTTGCCCCTACCGGGTCAACTTTATAAACAGCTCCCACACCACAATCCCCACACACACCGCAATATTCAACGAGTGTTTGGTACCGTATTGGGGGATTTCGAGGGCGCCATCCACGATGTCCATAACTTCGTCTGATACGCCACTGACCTCATTGCCGAAAACTACAGCAAGTTTAGCATTCGGGGGTGGGGTGTATTGTTCCAGAGAAGTACTGTTTTCAGCTTGTTCAACGGCCAGTACCTGCCAGCCTGCGGCTTGTAGCGCTTGCACTGCGGCACATGGATCTTCAACATATTCCCAATCCACCGATTCGGTGGCACCGATGGCCGTTTTGAGGATTTCTTTGTGTGGAGGCTGGGCCGTTATGCCGCAAAGGTATATTTTGGTCAAGGCAAAACCATCGGCAGTGCGGAATGCCGAGCCTACATTGAGGGCAGAGCGCACATTGTCGAGGATCAGGATGAGGGGCGTTTTCTCCTGCGTTTTATAGTCGTTTACGCTGCTGCGTTCCAGTTCAAGGATGTTTTTTTTGCGAAAAGCCATAACGATTGCTACTGCGGTTTTTTAAATAAAATGGTTTCCAATCCAGCCTGTTTTACTTCCAAAATCCGGGGCCATTTTTGAAACAAAACCTCAAGCTGTTCATCCGAAAAATCGTTCATCGCACTGGAGTAATACACGTATTGATTCTGCTCCAAATCCAGCGGACTAAATCCATCTTGCCGCCCATTCAAATCTCGCCAGTGCAAGGGCCCAATTTCTGGGAAAACGGTTCCTACTTCCGACAAAGGTATTTTTTGCTGATCAAGATACTGAATCAGTTCCTTGCGCAAAGTAAAATGGGGCCAATGCGCGGGTGTACTGTCCCAACCCTGGGCAATACCCCGAGGGTAAATCCATAAATTTCCACTGGCCAAACCCAATAGGGCCGTGGCCAACAAGACGGATTTGGCTTTACTCCGCAGCTCACTTTGGTTCAATAAACCCAGGAACAACAAATGTAGGGCCAGAAATACGGGTAACAAATAGCGGTGGGCACTCACGCCTTGCAACAGCAAAAAATGGGGCAACTGCAGCAATAAGGCAATAACCAGTAGCGGTAAAAATCGATTGCTAAGCAGCAATTTTTTTTGGGTAAAAATCAAAACCAAAGCACCTAAAACGACAAAAACACGCCCATAATCCAGTAAGCGCCAGATCAGAATGACCATATTTTTCAACATCCCTTTGAAACCCACCAGATTGAAACTTTCCCGCCAGGGTGAATCTTCGTGAAACCCAATCCAGGTTTTTTCATAAGTATGGTAAAGCAAAAAGGCCAGGGCAAAAATGCCTGAGGGCACATAAGGTAATGCCGAACGTAGCCAATGTCGTGGTTTGCGCCAAGCCTGATCGGGAGTAGAAAATACCTGGTACAAATAGAGAACTACTACGGCCATCATACCCCGTAAACTGATCAGGGCAAGTCCCAAACAGCAAAAGACCAGCAATATGCGGCGTTGACCCATTATACCAATCAAGCCCCACATGAACAAGGCCATCAACACCACATCCGGACTGACCAAAGAGCACTGCCCCAACACCACCGGATCAAGTACCATCAGCAGAGGCAAAAACTTTCCCCAGGGCTGGTCAACGATTCGACCCAGCCGAAACAAACCCGCCAGGAGTAAACCCAGCCAGGGCAACATGGCCACATGACTGACCAATAGATTTTGCCCAAAAACTTGCCAACACAGCGCCAAGTACATGCCAAAACCGCTGGGGTGGCCACTGTCGATGACATCGGGCAACAAAAGATAGTGGAAATTTTGATCGTAATACCACTGCGCCTGGCGAGAGGCCAGCTGAACGGTATCCCAAAAAAATGGATGCTGGCAGGAATAACTCCACGTGCCCAGCAGCAAAAATACGGGAGCAATGCGCAAGAGCATTGCTCCTGTAGCCGACTTAAACTGGATTGCCGGATTTGTTTTTTTCATGCCCTTTTTGGTAGCCCATTGCCGCCTTGACGAAATGGACAAACAATGGATGTGGGTTTTCCACGGTACTCTTCAGCTCAGGGTGAAACTGTACCCCGACAAACCAGGGATGGTCTTTAAGCTCAACGATTTCCACCAGGTTTGATTCCGGGTTGATCCCCGAAGCGATCAATCCCGCTTGTTCAATTTGCTCCCGGTACTCGTTGTTGAACTCATAACGGTGGCGGTGACGCTCGCTGATTTTTAGATTGCCATAAGCTTGTGCGGCCTTGGATTTGCGTTTCAATTCGCATTCAAAAGCCCCCAGGCGCATGGTTCCTCCTTTGTTGGTAATTTTCTTTTGTTCTTCCATCATGTTGATGACGGGGTAGGGCCCATCGGGGTTGACTTCTGTGGAAGCAGCGCCCGTCAAGCCCAGGATGTGTTGGGCAAATTCTACCACAGCACATTGCATGCCCAGGCAAATCCCAAAGAAGGGGATGTTGTTTTGACGCACGTATTTGATCGCCGCAATTTTGCCGTTGATGCCGCGCTCGCCGAAACCTGGGGCAACCAAGATCCCATGTAAACCCGCAAATTTTTGCTGGATCTCCTCAGGATCACCTTCCAATTGCTCAGAGTGAATGGGCACCACGTTGACCTTGCACTCGTTGGCCGCTCCGGCGTGTACAAACGACTCGTGGATGGATTTGTACGCATCCTGCAATTCGTTGTATTTGCCCACCAAACCTATGTTGACGGTGGTTTTGGGGTTTTTGAGTTTTTTCAGGAAGCTTTTCCAGCGCGTGAGGTCGGGTTCACGACGGTCGGGGAGGCGCAGTTTGGTAAGTACCGTTGAATCCAAACGCTCTTCCAGCATCAATAAGGGAACGTCATAGATGGTTTCAGCATCCATGGCTTCGATCACCGAGTTGATGTCTACGTTACAGAATAGACCAACTTTGCGTCGGATGTCCATGGTGATGGGATGCTCGGTACGACACACCAGGATGTCGGGCTGAATGCCCGTGTTGAGCAATTCTTTTACCGAGTGCTGGGTCGGCTTGGTTTTTAATTCTTTAGCCGCTTTGAGGTAAGGAATCAAGGTGAGGTGAATCACCAGGCAATTGTCTGCGCCCAATTCCCAGCGCATTTGGCGCAGCGATTCGAGGTAGGGTAGGGACTCGATATCGCCCACGGTACCCCCCAATTCGGTGATGACGATGTTGAATTTGCCGGTATTGCCCAGAATCTGAATCCGGCGTTTGATCTCATCCGTAATGTGTGGAACAACTTGTACGGTTTTGCCGAGATAGCCACCTTGACGCTCGCGCTCAATCACCGTTTGGTAGACCCTCCCGGTTGTAACGTTGTTGGATTGTGAAGTAGGCACGTTCAAAAAACGCTCGTAGTGCCCCAGGTCCAGATCGGTTTCGGCGCCATCGTCCGTGACGTAGCATTCGCCGTGTTCGTAGGGGTTGAGGGTTCCTGGATCGACATTGATGTAGGGATCAAATTTTTGGATGGTTACGGAGAAGCCTCGGGCTTGCAGCAGTTTGGCCAGCGAAGCTGAGATGATGCCTTTTCCCAATGAAGAGGTCACACCGCCCGTAACAAAAATGTACTTAGTCATGATAAATGAAAAGTGAAAAGTGAAAAGCTAGAAGTGAAAAGTGAAAAGCGAAAAGTGAAAAGTGAAAAACAAAGCGAATCTGTCGCCTTGCGTGTTTCACTTTTCGCTTTTCACTTTTCGCTTTTCACTTT includes these proteins:
- a CDS encoding sigma-70 family RNA polymerase sigma factor, yielding MRIAIQEIWTDLHQELTKFIMRKVKDEDASADILQEVFIKIHLNVHKLKDYNKLTSWTYQITRNTIADYFRSQKPYVAFEQLDLPEEIEPDFQGLANCINGKIEHLPKHYQEVMLLTALKDYTQVELAAYLGISYSGTKSRVQRAKDRLKALVADCKNVELDAAGNIIDYDPKV
- a CDS encoding TonB-dependent receptor; amino-acid sequence: MKKPTYTFLLLLFFCIGISSTLSAQTLLKGRVLDEQQKPLSYANVLLLHAKDSSLVKGAVTDDTGIFAIEAVPEGLYLISGSMLGYAAYFSKSLQLNAQQPEMNLGDLHLQSAAVKLGEVTVKGQKPFIELQQDKMIINVDASPVAAGNNALELLAKSPGVMVDHNSTISLKGRSGVLVMINGKQTYMSAEEVTRMLENTPASSIEAIEIISNPSAKYDAAGTSGIINIRMKKEKGLGTNGNLTLGAGYGENPRGSAELRMNHRTKDFNVFGSYGNFYNKRFQDIDIFRRIPFENTFTEMKQYDRKLMWSDNNRINVGADWFLSKKTTLGILANGSLGEWVPQSSGRNLLSGALPGAFNEVRSDNTGGDTWRDYTTNLNLKHAFDTKGHELSFDADYSNNNADKLQTNTNRFFNTAGTEVDIPNIVRTDAALEVDIVAFKMDYTRPLGEKSRLEAGWKSSFVDTNNDLVVETFTEDIWQNDPLRSNRFMYTENIHAGYLNFSTQLKKISVQMGLRGELTDALGQSPTLSERFTRNYFNLFPSLSISHPAGKDNSLSYNYSRRINRPSYDDLNPFVFFIDQYTFGKGNPYLTPEFTNTVGLNFSFKNKYVLSLNYNHTTDKITQILEQDDALRQTYQTTANLSTFKNYSATVSAPFEWAKWWSTRVNIVGYINDLDSPFNNGTINQSQFTAQFMAMNTFNLPGKVRGEMTVFYQTKTLEGIFEIDPMWGMDIGASTPIWKGKGNLKLNLSDVFFTRQPHIIVKQGTVDVIVDPRNESRRLNLTLSYKFGKNDVKPSRRRSTATEDELERVSRQ
- a CDS encoding RNA methyltransferase, whose amino-acid sequence is MAFRKKNILELERSSVNDYKTQEKTPLILILDNVRSALNVGSAFRTADGFALTKIYLCGITAQPPHKEILKTAIGATESVDWEYVEDPCAAVQALQAAGWQVLAVEQAENSTSLEQYTPPPNAKLAVVFGNEVSGVSDEVMDIVDGALEIPQYGTKHSLNIAVCVGIVVWELFIKLTR
- a CDS encoding ArnT family glycosyltransferase; this encodes MKKTNPAIQFKSATGAMLLRIAPVFLLLGTWSYSCQHPFFWDTVQLASRQAQWYYDQNFHYLLLPDVIDSGHPSGFGMYLALCWQVFGQNLLVSHVAMLPWLGLLLAGLFRLGRIVDQPWGKFLPLLMVLDPVVLGQCSLVSPDVVLMALFMWGLIGIMGQRRILLVFCCLGLALISLRGMMAVVVLYLYQVFSTPDQAWRKPRHWLRSALPYVPSGIFALAFLLYHTYEKTWIGFHEDSPWRESFNLVGFKGMLKNMVILIWRLLDYGRVFVVLGALVLIFTQKKLLLSNRFLPLLVIALLLQLPHFLLLQGVSAHRYLLPVFLALHLLFLGLLNQSELRSKAKSVLLATALLGLASGNLWIYPRGIAQGWDSTPAHWPHFTLRKELIQYLDQQKIPLSEVGTVFPEIGPLHWRDLNGRQDGFSPLDLEQNQYVYYSSAMNDFSDEQLEVLFQKWPRILEVKQAGLETILFKKPQ
- a CDS encoding prolyl oligopeptidase family serine peptidase: MKPISFLAILLLFLSACSAKKEESTMDEQLKVSYPTTDTVEHVDDYHGNKVADPYRWLEADTAENVQKWVKSQNAVTTDYLEKIPYRKAIADRYTELYNFPKVSSPTKVGEYYFFYKNDGLQNQAVIYVQKGLNGDPEVFIDPNKLSKDGTITVGLLEADPSHKYMAIARNQAGSDWQEIRVVDIATKKEMPDLLKWVKFSGASWYKDGFFYSRYPEPAKGEELSGNNQYHSVYYHKLGEDQSKDKLIYEDRKNPNIYHYGGVTEDYKYFVMYAAPGTDGYATYIKDLDKDGPFQAIFPGYKNKSSIIQHVGNGRFLALTDIDAPNYRVIEIDAANPGPKNWKEIIPESENLLQSASTVGKKLFADYLQNATTRYYQMDYTGQNKKEIKLPGVGSAGGFYGKEEENITFYTFTSFIYPSVIFKYDLKTGKSEQFFKTPLKFNPEEYEEKQVFYPSKDGTKVSMFVVHKKGLKLDGKNPCYLYGYGGFNVSLTPYFSTSNLILLENGGIFAMPNLRGGGEYGEKWHQAGMLLKKQNVFDDFIAAGEYLIKEGYTSKEKLAIAGGSNGGLLVGAAMTQRPDLFAVAFPAVGVMDMLRYHKFTVGKGWIPEYGSADDPKYFKYLKSYSPLHNLKPGVKYPATMITTADHDDRVVPAHSFKFAAQLQKSHAGDNPVLIRIETDAGHGAGKPTSKIIEEQADMWSFFFYNTKSPVKYFKN
- a CDS encoding dihydrofolate reductase; the protein is MKKTIIAAKSDNNAIGIKQTLPWHMPADIKFFLAQIQNGYLLTGRNSYLTPEGLGLFAKRKDVIVVTRQKDYQAANANVVHSVEEAFALAETLGVQQLNILGGAEIYAQTIHLADEMIITEIHAICEGDTFFPEIDLSFWKETKREDHPADEENPHPYSFVWYQPI
- a CDS encoding PhzF family phenazine biosynthesis protein, with product MNQAIKVEVQILNAFVDNGQGGNPAGVVLHADELTNTQKLKVAAGVGLSETAFVSNSTIADYKLDFFTPNRQIAHCGHATIAAFSYLSQLGVLAKTNSSKETIDGRREILIQGDLAFMEQKAPTYSDVSTKQHLILQSLGLKKENLLPNAPISLVNTGNSFIIVPVANAEILKNIQPDFDLIEQVSEIYDLIGYYVFTTEVDDEERDASTRMFAPRYGILEEAGTGMAAGPLAAYFYDLLQIKKQRFLIQQGWFMRTPSPSLILVDLTFKDEKITKIMAGGKGKSIATMIIDI
- a CDS encoding CTP synthase is translated as MTKYIFVTGGVTSSLGKGIISASLAKLLQARGFSVTIQKFDPYINVDPGTLNPYEHGECYVTDDGAETDLDLGHYERFLNVPTSQSNNVTTGRVYQTVIERERQGGYLGKTVQVVPHITDEIKRRIQILGNTGKFNIVITELGGTVGDIESLPYLESLRQMRWELGADNCLVIHLTLIPYLKAAKELKTKPTQHSVKELLNTGIQPDILVCRTEHPITMDIRRKVGLFCNVDINSVIEAMDAETIYDVPLLMLEERLDSTVLTKLRLPDRREPDLTRWKSFLKKLKNPKTTVNIGLVGKYNELQDAYKSIHESFVHAGAANECKVNVVPIHSEQLEGDPEEIQQKFAGLHGILVAPGFGERGINGKIAAIKYVRQNNIPFFGICLGMQCAVVEFAQHILGLTGAASTEVNPDGPYPVINMMEEQKKITNKGGTMRLGAFECELKRKSKAAQAYGNLKISERHRHRYEFNNEYREQIEQAGLIASGINPESNLVEIVELKDHPWFVGVQFHPELKSTVENPHPLFVHFVKAAMGYQKGHEKNKSGNPV
- a CDS encoding helix-turn-helix domain-containing protein, translated to MKLYIKYMVSLRCKMMVKEELTRLGLHYVVVDLGMVEIMENITQEQHDQLKINLLKSGLELLDDKRSILIDKIKNVIIEMVHYAEELPTTNYSEYISEKLQYDYTYLSNIFSEVKGITIQQFIIIHKIEKAKELLLYDELNLTEISYRLHYSSVAHLSNQFKKITGLSPSFYKRMKQKRQGNLENI